Genomic window (Acropora muricata isolate sample 2 chromosome 11, ASM3666990v1, whole genome shotgun sequence):
TTAAATAGTTGCAACCCCCAATTTGAAAAACTTGCCAATTTTTTCAATTCGCCAAATTTTCGCCATCTTCAAGGAACCTGATGTCCTGCCTCGGAGACCTCCAAATTTTGGCAAAACAAacattcatgttttttttaaccatttaGCTGAAATTTCATCGgaagaaaaatattttagtCCGCTTGTCTAGTTCAATTTATCTCGTTCATCTGAGGAACGAATTTGAGTGTTGCTTTCGTTGAAATGTGTGTGACTCGTACCCAGGGTCCGGTTATACTGCAGCAATTAATAGCACAAATCAAATGGCTCAAACGAGAAATTCTCGTTCCTTTGAACGCAAAAGATCAGCTAGAAAAAAGCTTTTGTTCCTCCGTAGCAATTCGCGTgagatttttttctatttatttttggAGTGATGGGCTGCAATTGGTGATTGACTTATAAATCAATCAGTGAAATTCTGGTCAAAGGATTTTAGTTTGATGCGACCATGGCCAAAATTTGGCGAGTGCGAAAATGTTTAGTTTGCCAAACATTACAAACTGTTTGAATTCGCTCCAATGCGACCCTGCCCTCAAGTCAAAGAATGCTACCTTTAAGAGAAGAATTGATCTAAAACCTCCATAGGATGCATAAAGTACCCCCTGTACGACCTGTAACTATAAGACCTGTGAATGACTCTCAGTTGACCCTTTCACCTCATTCTAAGACTAAGAGTAAAGCTCTGCAGGCACAGCGCAAGATGCCTACTTCTATTAAAACGTTTTAGGACTTTTTGACCGATTAGAAACTGTTATATTGTCGTAGAGTAATGTTCCCTGGTTCACTACCGCACTGCGCATAAGAAAAGTGGTCACTGAAAAGACAATGACATTTGAATCCGTTAGACGATAAACTATAGGCACCCAAGTTCATCTGATATTGAAAACTAAAGCTTAATGTTAAGATATCCTTATGCTATTTGGCAAAAAGCCATCCGTTCTGCCTGTTTCAGAAAGTGATGCGCGAAGATGGAGCCCAAGGAAAATAAGAGATCCCAGGCTCTTGTGCTTGGCCTTTCCGTCAATTTAGTTCTGACATTAGGTTCTATAGCTTTCACATGTTACTCTTTACATCGATTCGATTCCCGTCTGACAGCAATAGAACAAAGTTTTCCGCATCAGCTTACCGATCAAGTGACTGCTCAACCAACATTTGAACAATCGCATCCGAATGGaccacaaataaaagaagatGCCCGGGTCAAGAGAGCCGCTAATAGCCAGTCCATGTGCCACAAATGCAGCAATGCCTGCTCGAAATCGATTGGCCATCGAAATGTAAGTTATTTTGCCTAAACGCTTTAAGGTTCTCAGGCCCGTTAAATCTTTTGAACTCTTGAAATCAGTGAATTCATACGCAGATTTGAAAGAAGAGAAATATTTACAGAGAAAAAGTCTCTGTTTCAAGAACCATTGTTTGTTACCTCAAACAAGTCCTAAGTACGTGAGAGAGAAATTTACCGGATTTAATGTTTGAGCAAAAACAGTGCGCGTTGTCAAATACATTTAACCTCGGACTCTACCTTCGCTATCGCGCTGATCATAACACCAACTGAACCTACTCCTtttgcttattattattttgttatttaatcTTGACTAATTTTGCAAAGTATTTTTCGTTAATACACCAAGGCAGGCAAAGGTTTTAATGTAAATCATTTAATTTTAGAGATGACTGATTCCCGCAAACAGCGTTGGAAGGGCAAAAATTTTGTCACGCTCCCCATAAATAGATTTAAAGTCTAGAAACTTAGACACCCACACTTTGATCATCAACAGGCCGTTTATCTTGATCAGATTAACCCACGAAATCTTGTGGACCATATAGAAAGAGCGGAATCCTTGAGTAGAATACAAAAATAGAAAGCAGCGGGTTTGAAGCTGCTGGTCCAAAATAAGTTTTAGCACTGATGTCTCAAGAGCGAAACCTTGATTTGCAGCTGCCATATAGTTATAGATATAGCGACAAAAATTAAACACAACTTCATTAGGCTTCATTTCGGAACTGATATTTTCTCAACTTTTCCGCATTAATGTTGTTTATTTGGAAACCGCAAAGGCTTATGTAATGATATCAAGGATCTCAGCGATCTTTGTCTGCATTCCTTGGATTATTTGCGGATGTAAACAAACCAGGCTTTGAAACATGCACTATTGCAACTGTAATTCGTAataatactagaaatagtgttcactagagctgcccccgcttttgataacctgtttatgggatgtgtatttaatataaatactgtgcataagaccgttgaaaaattaacgtttcaagcattttattgaagttcacaattatctctaaatttgttaaagaaggagtaataacgtccactgaatctttcaagagacgcgcaccaattttatcaaggccaaccgccctattagttttcaaaactctaatggatcttgaaacaaaatctccactaatgggttgaagaaacctgatgaatatcagcggttaatctgaaatagaccaggcctggaaatataggcattaacagggatccgatatctatcatttggaccatcaaacaaatactaccacaaatgtaacggttcctctttgtgtcgagttcaatcgaaatagggaaactgaaacaaataaaaacgagcgaataacgaagaccaacggacgaagcatgaaacatcgtaatgctgataatggaattatttcgacatttgtaaagctttctttcttgtcgttgtctgttatgcgtcaaatttgaaaggcgcggcggcaattcaaagttgtgtacgactttgattagcgtagcgtgactgagtgttggttatgtcacgttcgctgtagggtggacgtgagcatcaaataacgcatgcgaatgttgacattgaactaaatagttttaacaCACGGGAAactaaagcttagattgcttagattgacttaacaggattgatagggaaaaaaataaattgtgatataagtaacacattaaacgggcttcatagtttcaggatccgtgtttttttcgttgaatttgacacgcttcatcttgagatatttgtgatctgttggatcgagtctgtctaccccgttgatgatttgcgtatgacaaaccaaatttatctgttcattgtgatgtcacaatacacaaactctcatgcagaaactccctttgggatttcctcgatttacgtcatcctaaccatttcgtacttgcgggcgcaaacaatagaaacgtcatcattacctaccgattcctcgcggcccctgttcgagcaaatcgagattttttctatatactgactgcatatttgtactgtaagtactgtccttaatatacgcgcgagctactagggtgcctcctcgggatttcgcctctgggcgaaatccctgcgggggcaataaaaaTACTGAAATTCGTCAAAtgattttcttcctttttgattgatttaattTAATAGCAAACCCATGAAGCTTACGACGCTAAAGTGCTTTTACAACAAGGTGATGAtttatgaaaaatttttttttcttcactctgCAGAATTCGACTACGAGCGGAAGTCAATCAAATGTGGTTTGCGTACTGGGTAAGATCGTATTCTCTTTCAATATGCCTACAGAAGTGCAAAGAAACATAGAAATTAAGACCGTTTCTATAAACCAAGCTGAAAGGTACGTAAATCACTTCTCATTCTTTCATATCTTTATTGAACCAGCTCCAGTTCCTGGTCCTCGAGGACCGAGTGGCAAAAGAGGAAGGAAGGGGCCAAGGGGCGTACCAGGTCCCCAAGGAAGGCGAGGAACGAGAGGATTACCGGGACCTCCTGGAAAATCGGCATCAGATGGAGACAAACTGAGTAACTTAATAATGTTTATATTTAATCCTATTGATGTTTTGCTATTGTTGCTCATTTCATATCCGAAGTTAAAATTAACCATCTTTGAATGAGGGTGTCATTGAGGGGCGGGGGAGTTTTAAGCTAATTCATCGAAagttaccccccccccccacttctTCCCACGAGCATCTCGTCTGGTACTCCTTTATATCAGGAAGAGGAGAAGGCCACGGGGCTGAAACAAACAACACAATACATGGTCGAGttaaaatcatcatcatcatcattactatCACCACAATCATCACCGGTATCTTCGTCAATGCTACAGTTATTAAAGCACTTTTCGAATGTGTGTCATCTGAGACCAAAATCAAAGTTGACAAAATGGCCAATCAGGCAAAAGGAAAATTTATAAAGAGCCAATGAGAAATCAAAGAGGAAACGGCCTTCACccaaaatcagaaaaaaaagtgcaaCCTCAATCATGTAACTCTTACTATTACAGAGGGAACCCCTTTTAAAGTCAGTCCAGTCGTGAAAATGCATCTCCACTTGCTGGTAACACACCAGTGACCAAGCCGAaattggttttagttttgcaTTCTACTAATTGACAAGTGGCACGAGTTTTCTGGACCAGTCacaaagattttgaaaattcttgtttGAGACTGACAATGATCTaggattgcaaaaaaaaaagagtccaATGTATTTCTTTTGCAGAAATTCCACTTCTTATTTCAAAACCATCCTCTTCTGTGACCCGTATAGAGAAACAGAGCGTCACGCTTCCTTGTAAAGCTGTTGGTTTCCCACAGCCGCTTATCAAGTGGTACAAAGATAATGAGCCCATAGACGAAGGAAGAAAGCATTTTACTGAATGGAATTTGGAGTTTCAGGAAATCAAGTTCGAAGACCGAGGAATTTATACCTGTAAGGCGGAGAATCTGTTGGGAAGTGCAAATTTATCGGTCAATGTAACCGTAAATGGTTAGTATAGATAACCATCAGACTCCCCCATAGTAGACAGTAAATACTTCATTTCCTCTTCCCTTCCCTCCCCAGTCATGCTCCCGGTTATTCgaggttttttccttttttttttgatttgtAGTACCACCAAAATTCATCACGCAACCAAAGAGTTTTGTGACGGGTGTTAAGAATTGGGACACTATCCTTACATGTGACATATTCGGCTACCCCGCCCCAGTTATCACATGGACAAGACCTCCGAAGCAAATTTCCCCGAACAGGCATATTATGGATGGCAAGCAACTAACGATTAAGAACACAACGGAGAGCGAAGGTTTTGTTTGCCGTGGGGTCAACTCATTGGGAAATGTGATGGCTCTGATATGGATCCTCGTTAAAGATGTGGGTAAGAGGAATAGTTGAAAGGTGTTCACCGGAAACCTTTGGAGTACCACTCGTTAATTGTTCTTTGTGTTAGTTGTCTGTAAATAAAGGCTGTAAGAGTGATTTTG
Coding sequences:
- the LOC136889601 gene encoding hemicentin-2-like; translated protein: MEPKENKRSQALVLGLSVNLVLTLGSIAFTCYSLHRFDSRLTAIEQSFPHQLTDQVTAQPTFEQSHPNGPQIKEDARVKRAANSQSMCHKCSNACSKSIGHRNNSTTSGSQSNVVCVLAPVPGPRGPSGKRGRKGPRGVPGPQGRRGTRGLPGPPGKSASDGDKLKIPLLISKPSSSVTRIEKQSVTLPCKAVGFPQPLIKWYKDNEPIDEGRKHFTEWNLEFQEIKFEDRGIYTCKAENLLGSANLSVNVTVNVPPKFITQPKSFVTGVKNWDTILTCDIFGYPAPVITWTRPPKQISPNRHIMDGKQLTIKNTTESEGFVCRGVNSLGNVMALIWILVKDVVNPYIVSSPPSKTEVRSVGDTVMLNCSARGSPLPSVTWFKSGRRVFSTVEDDGNDLLKSGVVIRSFQPGDAGVYTCLFYNDNNMTAEATTTLSLVSCDNPGAPSNGQKRGLRYWPGESVSFVCDPQYHLSGPASRTCLSSGNWSGVQPSCHRICPTLESPDHGAINGQQFWEGKTVSYICAPGYQLSGSSVRRCLKDGTWTENQPKCLPQKIDQWPAGHYCILGSGSCPAGFSRSYGHMRALKLFGASSSYITQARFGDSRIQCHGSCGQYGQWIGEIYITACCK